One stretch of Leptospira mtsangambouensis DNA includes these proteins:
- a CDS encoding tetratricopeptide repeat protein yields MRQNSTVWMSCLRAIFTLGILISMGVFPLLADRSVSQIFADERNKQGELLYKKAKEFLEDRNHYQSVETCKSFLLLYPGHSKTREVRKTLSSNYRMTGDVLALAENELKIYKEFPNTEEGLESYLISGKAYVRMGREDKAYQIFQDIIKNTYSSKIAQEAELELTQMEILGESKNK; encoded by the coding sequence ATGAGACAGAATTCTACAGTCTGGATGAGTTGCCTCCGAGCCATTTTTACCTTAGGAATCCTAATTTCTATGGGGGTTTTTCCTCTCTTGGCAGACCGTTCCGTCAGCCAAATTTTTGCAGACGAACGAAACAAACAAGGGGAACTTCTCTACAAAAAGGCCAAAGAATTTTTAGAAGATCGGAACCACTACCAATCAGTGGAAACCTGCAAAAGCTTTCTATTACTCTATCCAGGGCATTCCAAAACACGTGAAGTGCGAAAAACCTTAAGTTCCAACTACCGAATGACAGGTGATGTTTTGGCTCTTGCTGAAAACGAACTGAAAATTTATAAAGAATTTCCCAATACAGAAGAAGGACTCGAATCCTACTTAATTTCAGGCAAAGCCTATGTCCGTATGGGCCGGGAAGACAAAGCCTATCAGATTTTTCAGGACATTATCAAAAATACGTATTCCAGCAAAATTGCACAAGAAGCGGAATTAGAACTGACTCAGATGGAAATTTTAGGAGAGAGTAAAAATAAGTAA
- a CDS encoding vWA domain-containing protein, translated as MREKNKIQKTALNRSSVFVGFILFFLSHLPLSTQTQPNKRYVFILDASGSMSEKWDGKTRMAVAKEKLLQVLGGLPKDVSVGLVAYGNRIAGCSSARLYHPIQRGAASIVSQKISSIVPAGSTPIAQTLNVVGEFLLNDVQETEIIFISDGVESCDGDPKAVLYQWKQSGKKFRMQILGIDIDPKGEEDLKRLSILGDGHYYSLKGPEDYDSSFKRIFFSQEQEPNPVSETTNTNQPTSYPNQIKILNILPYEDGSESGYILNYEYTAKANSSYMVQLYLFPYEEKQRSFPIPPLRERRMGDLTKLQIELKSGPEGKGRFVFPLPKGKRMKASAELWDLTGVPKILALSEEKPIHENPSSSRN; from the coding sequence GTGCGAGAAAAAAATAAAATCCAAAAAACAGCATTGAACCGATCTTCTGTCTTTGTTGGTTTTATTTTATTTTTTCTTTCCCACCTTCCCCTTTCCACACAAACACAACCTAACAAAAGATATGTGTTTATTCTTGATGCCAGTGGTTCCATGTCAGAAAAATGGGATGGCAAAACAAGAATGGCTGTTGCCAAAGAAAAATTATTACAAGTTCTTGGGGGATTGCCAAAGGATGTGAGTGTGGGGCTTGTTGCTTACGGAAACCGAATCGCAGGTTGTTCTTCTGCCAGGTTGTATCATCCCATCCAACGCGGTGCCGCTTCTATCGTGAGCCAAAAAATTTCTTCTATTGTCCCAGCAGGATCCACGCCCATCGCCCAAACCTTAAACGTGGTTGGTGAATTCCTTTTGAATGATGTACAAGAAACAGAAATTATTTTTATTTCGGATGGAGTGGAAAGTTGCGACGGAGATCCCAAAGCCGTTTTGTACCAATGGAAACAATCTGGAAAAAAATTTCGGATGCAAATTCTAGGAATTGATATTGATCCCAAAGGAGAAGAAGACCTCAAACGACTTTCGATCCTAGGAGATGGGCATTATTATTCTTTGAAGGGACCTGAAGATTATGATTCTTCTTTCAAACGAATCTTTTTTTCCCAAGAACAGGAACCAAACCCTGTTTCGGAAACAACCAACACAAACCAACCCACTTCATACCCAAACCAAATCAAAATCCTGAACATTCTTCCTTATGAAGATGGCTCCGAATCAGGTTATATTCTCAATTACGAATACACAGCCAAAGCCAACTCTTCCTATATGGTTCAGTTGTATCTTTTTCCATATGAGGAAAAACAAAGAAGTTTCCCCATTCCTCCACTCCGTGAGCGAAGGATGGGCGACCTGACCAAACTCCAAATTGAGCTTAAGTCGGGTCCAGAAGGAAAAGGACGATTTGTTTTCCCACTGCCCAAAGGAAAACGAATGAAAGCTTCCGCCGAACTTTGGGATTTGACGGGAGTTCCGAAAATTCTTGCTCTTTCGGAAGAAAAACCCATTCACGAGAATCCAAGTTCTAGCCGAAACTGA
- a CDS encoding NUDIX hydrolase, giving the protein MMLPYQSFVEKLSRDFDEIPDTTEVKSGVIFPLFGSKEIAEGIILTERSKNLKSHPGQISFPGGVKEKEDPNLLITALREWEEEMGVHRSTLNVLGKLEGLNTKTGFHITPFLATYEGDFSFQHNTDEVDRIILLPFSDLWTKPFYAIQIPGRDHFAYYFDLGDGLLWGATCEMILRFLREFSSFNRTPLLVKPNLVKPPYLDPKSL; this is encoded by the coding sequence TTGATGTTACCCTACCAGTCCTTTGTAGAAAAACTTTCAAGGGACTTCGACGAGATTCCTGACACAACGGAAGTGAAGTCAGGAGTGATTTTTCCTTTATTTGGATCCAAAGAAATTGCAGAAGGAATCATCCTTACGGAACGTTCCAAAAATCTAAAATCTCATCCCGGCCAAATTTCTTTTCCTGGTGGGGTCAAAGAAAAAGAAGATCCGAATCTCCTCATCACTGCCCTTCGGGAATGGGAAGAGGAAATGGGTGTCCACCGTTCTACCTTAAATGTTCTGGGAAAACTAGAAGGTCTCAATACAAAAACTGGTTTTCATATCACCCCATTTTTAGCCACTTACGAAGGAGATTTTTCCTTTCAGCATAACACAGATGAGGTGGACCGGATCATCCTCCTTCCTTTTTCTGACCTTTGGACCAAACCATTTTATGCGATCCAAATCCCTGGCAGAGATCATTTTGCTTATTATTTTGATTTAGGGGATGGCCTGCTTTGGGGTGCCACTTGCGAAATGATTTTGCGATTCCTAAGAGAGTTTTCCTCTTTTAACAGAACCCCCCTTCTCGTGAAACCAAACCTAGTCAAACCGCCTTATTTGGACCCTAAATCCCTCTAA
- a CDS encoding ribonuclease D has translation MQINSNYILVDTAKALDLALINLRQSKIMSIDTESSGYYTYYPKVCLIQINSNGKNYLIDPLKITNLSALGPLFKDENILKIFHSAQDDIKALKRDFGFEFVNTADTMISSRLLSLEQSSLSHVVEHYHKVTLSKVEQKSNWEIRPLQKQQLKYAALDTAYLESIWLKMEEELKRRSLYEEAKSEFEFIASEEYVTKEGEGFSLGKFPDILNFTPLERRKVLELLRYRDEKAKRINKASFRVFNNDRLSQAVKGQPNEEKCIEWFGKKDGSEIYKLLIAEYSDPIDTSELSKRHGEDLNEDENHKFQNAKKWRLRIMRARRMEHSLLPSNKQLIVILRAAPKNLEELKALHVFSDWKVQNYGPSLLAAIQGLPFDSMINRLVAIRSKEAFVAKRRKKQNQNSKDEG, from the coding sequence ATGCAAATCAATTCCAACTATATTCTCGTTGATACAGCAAAAGCTTTGGATTTAGCTCTGATCAATCTCAGACAGTCCAAAATCATGTCGATCGACACCGAGTCCTCCGGTTATTACACGTACTACCCCAAAGTTTGCCTCATCCAGATCAATTCTAATGGCAAAAATTACCTGATTGACCCACTAAAAATCACAAATTTGTCAGCTTTGGGTCCTTTGTTCAAGGATGAGAACATTCTCAAAATCTTCCATTCGGCACAAGACGATATCAAAGCCTTAAAACGAGACTTTGGGTTTGAGTTTGTGAACACGGCAGATACAATGATCAGTTCTCGATTGTTGTCATTAGAACAAAGTTCTTTATCTCATGTAGTAGAACATTACCATAAAGTAACACTTTCCAAAGTGGAACAAAAGTCTAACTGGGAAATCCGTCCTCTTCAAAAACAACAGCTCAAATACGCAGCACTCGATACTGCTTATTTAGAATCCATTTGGTTAAAAATGGAAGAGGAACTCAAACGTAGGTCTCTCTACGAAGAAGCCAAATCAGAATTTGAATTCATAGCCTCTGAGGAATACGTAACCAAAGAAGGAGAAGGATTCTCCCTTGGAAAATTTCCTGACATTCTTAATTTCACTCCGCTCGAAAGAAGAAAGGTTTTAGAACTCCTTCGTTACCGTGACGAAAAAGCAAAACGGATCAACAAAGCAAGTTTTCGTGTGTTTAATAACGATAGATTGTCACAAGCAGTCAAAGGACAACCTAACGAAGAAAAATGCATTGAATGGTTTGGAAAAAAAGATGGATCAGAAATCTACAAACTACTCATCGCAGAATACAGTGATCCTATCGACACCTCAGAACTATCCAAACGTCATGGCGAAGACCTAAACGAAGATGAAAATCATAAATTTCAAAACGCAAAAAAATGGCGACTTCGTATTATGCGCGCTAGACGGATGGAACATTCCCTTCTTCCTTCTAACAAACAACTCATCGTTATTTTACGTGCAGCACCAAAAAACTTAGAGGAACTAAAAGCCCTTCACGTATTTTCTGACTGGAAAGTACAGAACTACGGACCAAGTTTACTTGCTGCCATCCAAGGACTTCCTTTTGATTCGATGATCAATCGTTTGGTGGCCATTCGTTCCAAAGAAGCATTCGTTGCCAAACGCAGGAAAAAACAAAACCAAAACTCGAAAGACGAGGGTTGA
- the purF gene encoding amidophosphoribosyltransferase, giving the protein MILQSDKPKEECAIFGIYNSKEAANFTYLGLYSMQHRGQESSGIVTTDGSHLYRYANMGLVANIFTQPKIKELIGDSAIGHNRYSTTGASFLRNAQPIRVESHLGPVALAHNGNLVNSWDIRNRLERDGSIFQTTIDSEVIVHLMAKSHKTDLLEALCESLGQVRGAYSLLVLTPRYLIAVRDPNGFRPLVMGKRSDGAIVFASETCAFDITETEYVRDVEPGEMVVIDHTGMRSLYPFPKAKPSLCIFEYIYFARPDSYIFEESVYKVRKSLGRQLARVMPVEADVIIPVPDSANIAALGYSEESGIPYQSGLVRSHYIGRTFIEPDQKIRDFGAKIKYNVVKEVVNGKRVVIIDDSVMRGTTSRKIIKMIRNAGAKEIHFRVSAPPTVSPCYYGIDIPTHKELIASTHSIDEIQKYLRVDSLAYLTLDTMHKAVEGHKGGGFCDACFTSNYPVEFQDHAGNQKSLFTEYATEE; this is encoded by the coding sequence ATGATTCTCCAATCTGACAAACCAAAAGAAGAATGTGCCATTTTCGGCATCTACAATAGCAAGGAAGCTGCTAATTTTACCTACCTAGGTTTGTACTCGATGCAACACCGTGGCCAGGAGTCCAGTGGGATCGTCACAACTGATGGATCTCACTTATACCGGTATGCCAATATGGGCCTCGTGGCAAATATCTTCACCCAACCGAAGATCAAAGAGCTCATAGGGGATTCGGCCATTGGCCACAACCGGTATTCCACAACGGGAGCCAGTTTTCTAAGGAATGCTCAGCCCATCCGCGTGGAATCCCACTTAGGTCCTGTGGCTCTGGCCCACAATGGTAACCTAGTCAACTCTTGGGACATTCGAAATCGCCTCGAAAGAGACGGATCGATCTTCCAAACCACCATCGATTCTGAAGTCATCGTCCACTTGATGGCCAAAAGTCATAAAACAGACCTTCTCGAAGCTCTCTGTGAATCCTTAGGCCAAGTTCGTGGTGCCTACTCTCTGTTAGTTTTAACTCCAAGATACCTAATTGCTGTTCGGGATCCAAATGGTTTCCGACCACTCGTGATGGGGAAACGTTCCGATGGAGCCATTGTATTTGCTTCGGAAACCTGCGCTTTTGATATCACAGAAACGGAATATGTAAGAGATGTAGAACCGGGAGAGATGGTTGTCATCGATCATACAGGAATGCGTTCTCTTTATCCATTCCCAAAAGCAAAACCAAGCCTTTGTATTTTTGAATATATCTACTTTGCAAGACCTGATTCTTATATTTTTGAAGAGTCAGTTTACAAAGTAAGAAAATCTCTCGGCCGCCAGCTAGCACGTGTTATGCCAGTGGAAGCTGATGTCATCATTCCTGTTCCAGATTCTGCAAACATTGCGGCACTTGGTTACAGTGAAGAGTCTGGGATTCCTTACCAAAGTGGACTAGTACGTTCTCATTATATTGGTCGAACCTTCATTGAACCAGACCAAAAGATTCGGGACTTTGGAGCCAAAATCAAATACAATGTGGTGAAAGAAGTGGTGAACGGAAAACGTGTTGTCATTATCGATGACTCGGTGATGCGAGGAACCACAAGCCGCAAAATCATCAAGATGATTCGTAATGCCGGTGCTAAAGAAATTCATTTCCGAGTGTCTGCACCACCAACAGTTTCTCCTTGTTACTATGGTATCGATATTCCTACGCATAAAGAGCTGATTGCCTCCACGCATAGTATTGATGAGATTCAAAAGTATCTTCGTGTGGATTCTCTTGCTTATTTAACATTAGATACAATGCACAAAGCAGTGGAAGGTCATAAGGGTGGTGGGTTTTGTGATGCTTGTTTCACTTCCAATTACCCAGTGGAATTCCAAGACCATGCCGGAAACCAAAAGTCACTCTTTACGGAATACGCGACGGAAGAGTGA
- the queD gene encoding 6-carboxytetrahydropterin synthase QueD: MEELELSKTFGFEAAHFLPNVPEGHKCKRMHGHSFRFAVYLKGEIDPHTGWIMDFGELKSIVKPILDEHLDHYVLNNVPGLENPTSENIAVWLWNQLKPKLPLLDKITLYETCTSSCVYRGPKK; the protein is encoded by the coding sequence ATGGAAGAGCTTGAACTTTCCAAAACCTTTGGTTTTGAAGCCGCACATTTTTTACCAAATGTTCCCGAAGGCCATAAGTGCAAAAGAATGCATGGCCATAGCTTTCGTTTTGCTGTATATCTAAAGGGTGAAATTGATCCACATACAGGTTGGATTATGGACTTTGGGGAACTAAAATCTATCGTAAAACCAATTTTAGACGAACATTTGGACCATTATGTATTAAACAATGTTCCTGGCCTTGAAAACCCAACGAGTGAAAATATTGCGGTATGGCTCTGGAACCAATTAAAACCAAAATTGCCGCTGCTCGATAAAATTACTCTCTACGAAACTTGCACTAGCTCCTGTGTTTACAGAGGGCCGAAAAAATAA
- the queC gene encoding 7-cyano-7-deazaguanine synthase QueC has protein sequence MVSVKDSSLKSKSEKKGAVVLLSGGLDSTTCLYYAAKEFGYPKNKKLPLLALSFDYSQKHKIELIKSKKIAKTLGIKHVIQKLDPGFFLGSSLTEKKIKVRKNAKSLFSGIEEEIPNTYVPGRNILFLSFALSLAEGHGYDSIYIGVNALDYSGYPDCRPEFIESFQKMANLGTKKGVSGDGDSIQIKTPLLHLGKKEIIELGIQVDAPLHLTHSCYDPVRGKPCGKCDSCILRAKGFLEAGILDPAISLR, from the coding sequence ATGGTCTCCGTAAAGGATTCCTCACTCAAATCCAAATCTGAAAAAAAAGGTGCCGTTGTACTTCTGTCAGGTGGACTCGACTCAACCACATGTTTGTATTATGCTGCCAAAGAATTTGGTTATCCTAAAAACAAAAAATTACCGCTCCTTGCACTCTCTTTCGATTATTCTCAAAAACATAAAATTGAACTGATCAAAAGTAAAAAAATCGCAAAAACTCTCGGAATCAAACATGTGATCCAAAAATTGGATCCCGGATTTTTTTTGGGAAGTTCCCTTACCGAAAAAAAAATCAAGGTGAGAAAGAACGCAAAATCCTTGTTTAGTGGGATCGAAGAAGAAATTCCGAATACTTATGTCCCTGGTCGCAATATTCTATTTTTATCCTTTGCTTTGTCACTCGCAGAAGGCCATGGATATGATTCCATTTATATTGGAGTGAATGCACTTGATTATTCAGGGTATCCGGATTGCCGGCCAGAGTTTATTGAATCCTTTCAAAAGATGGCAAATCTTGGGACAAAAAAAGGGGTGAGTGGGGATGGTGATTCCATCCAAATCAAAACTCCACTTTTACATCTGGGTAAAAAAGAAATTATTGAACTCGGAATCCAAGTAGACGCGCCTCTCCACCTAACGCATTCTTGTTATGATCCCGTACGTGGGAAACCTTGTGGCAAATGTGATTCTTGCATTTTAAGAGCCAAAGGATTTTTGGAAGCTGGAATTTTAGATCCAGCTATCTCTCTTCGATAA
- a CDS encoding SBBP repeat-containing protein → MKIRFVLFFLILTTIYQCRKSQLNNSSDSQSDAYFETAIWNCMITTVPCYEIKQQNQGTKQWTRLLGGTSSVATNSFASATDFEGNNYIAGKVDGALPGLTKVSSGFNTDLFLAKYNSMGVLLWVRQLGSLSNYNSDAQSIHVDSFGDIIVTGLTQGSFGEYTSTEYGLVLLKYSSSGEKLWTKIFYGNSGLVTAGVGVTSDLQGNIYVTGHTELTNINGEIAYGIYNLILFKYDRTGNLLWTRILAETSGSLIYGYKITYDSYSNQVFVVGHATGPGTILGQTIGNTQESFIAAFRDNGMNTWAKVIGQTGTSVFARGVASDKKGSIYLTGDLSGMPIDGQTFSGTMAELLIKFNVTGFREWTILRGAGSGTSTNARGVYADNSGNVYTVGWTTGNLSGISLNGTQDAYLSKYHFNGNLEWTRLSGTSLVTLDGMALSADRLGTIYLTGGTTGNLDAQTKTGTKDAFVIQYK, encoded by the coding sequence ATGAAAATTCGATTCGTTTTGTTTTTTTTGATTCTGACAACGATCTATCAATGCAGAAAAAGCCAACTAAACAATTCTTCCGACTCCCAATCCGATGCTTACTTTGAAACAGCAATCTGGAACTGTATGATCACCACAGTTCCATGTTACGAAATTAAACAACAAAACCAAGGTACAAAACAATGGACTAGGTTGTTAGGTGGCACTTCGTCTGTTGCAACAAATTCTTTTGCCTCTGCAACAGATTTCGAAGGAAATAACTATATTGCTGGTAAAGTGGACGGAGCACTTCCGGGATTAACTAAAGTATCATCTGGTTTTAATACGGATTTATTTCTCGCAAAATACAACTCCATGGGAGTCCTACTGTGGGTTCGACAATTGGGCTCTTTAAGCAATTATAATTCAGATGCGCAGTCGATTCATGTAGATTCCTTTGGTGATATTATTGTGACAGGACTAACCCAGGGTTCTTTTGGGGAATATACTTCAACAGAATATGGTTTAGTTTTATTAAAGTATTCTTCATCAGGAGAAAAACTTTGGACAAAAATATTTTATGGTAATTCGGGATTAGTGACTGCTGGCGTGGGAGTCACTTCTGATTTACAAGGGAATATTTATGTTACTGGGCATACCGAATTAACAAATATTAACGGGGAAATCGCATATGGAATTTATAATTTAATTTTATTTAAGTATGATCGAACGGGGAATTTGTTATGGACTCGGATATTAGCAGAGACTTCGGGAAGTTTAATTTACGGATACAAAATTACCTACGATAGTTATTCCAATCAAGTTTTTGTTGTTGGCCATGCCACTGGACCTGGCACCATTTTAGGCCAAACCATCGGAAACACGCAGGAAAGTTTTATCGCTGCATTTCGCGATAATGGTATGAATACTTGGGCAAAAGTCATAGGCCAAACAGGAACAAGTGTTTTTGCGCGAGGTGTTGCTTCTGATAAAAAAGGATCGATTTACTTAACGGGTGATTTGAGTGGAATGCCGATAGATGGACAAACTTTTTCTGGTACAATGGCTGAGTTACTCATTAAATTCAATGTGACTGGTTTTCGGGAATGGACAATCCTAAGAGGTGCTGGTTCTGGCACTTCGACGAATGCTCGTGGTGTCTATGCAGACAATTCAGGCAATGTTTATACTGTTGGATGGACAACTGGGAATCTTTCTGGAATAAGTTTGAATGGAACTCAAGATGCGTATTTATCGAAATATCATTTTAACGGGAATCTAGAATGGACAAGATTGTCCGGAACCAGCTTGGTAACGTTAGATGGTATGGCATTGTCTGCGGATCGATTGGGAACCATTTACCTTACTGGTGGGACCACAGGAAATTTGGATGCGCAAACAAAAACAGGGACAAAGGATGCCTTTGTCATTCAGTATAAATAA
- a CDS encoding SBBP repeat-containing protein translates to MRYILIIFILFLYQCNPLSLNNPSDVRTDAFKETQLIRCIFEQWECWEIPQNNEGTKQWTKLLGQTGGTNTYSQSAVAERNGFIYSLGTTDGSLMNQQKISPGPGYSDVFLTQYDRDGNIQRLKQMGSPVVSSTYAEQIHIDVFGDLYAVGSSNGPFNELPTIGGGSLLIKINPTGMVLWTRIFPTGDETLGSGVTSDNEGNVYITGNTETQVVNGETAGNSRNIIILKYNRNGDLVWTRLIGQLGFTAYGHQIQFDPVSNRILVTGIVGGSGSFLGTTLPGGTSDSFLFSLDTNGVMKWSQYLGLSGATTTIKGMSVDKKGSVYLTGDTSGNLDGQTKDGNTVQVLVKFSILGEKIWTRLLNGGGTSNTNGIQVYADNAFHVYTTGYTTGSLNGNTRIGVQDAYLAKYDGNGNLIWTRNTGSSGSTLYGRGISSDRFGTIYVSGFTDGSIDNQTKLGTNDAFLTQYK, encoded by the coding sequence ATGCGTTATATTTTAATAATATTTATTTTATTTTTATACCAATGTAACCCATTGTCATTAAATAATCCTTCTGATGTTCGCACAGATGCCTTTAAAGAAACACAATTAATTCGTTGTATTTTTGAGCAATGGGAATGTTGGGAAATCCCACAAAACAACGAAGGGACCAAACAGTGGACAAAGCTTTTGGGCCAGACCGGTGGAACCAATACCTATTCACAATCAGCGGTAGCAGAAAGAAATGGATTTATTTATTCTTTGGGAACAACTGATGGCTCGTTAATGAATCAGCAAAAAATATCACCTGGTCCTGGTTATAGTGATGTTTTTTTAACACAATATGATCGAGATGGAAACATACAAAGATTGAAACAGATGGGCAGTCCCGTAGTATCTTCAACATATGCAGAGCAGATACATATAGATGTTTTTGGAGATCTGTATGCAGTCGGAAGTTCAAATGGTCCATTCAATGAACTTCCAACTATTGGTGGTGGTAGTTTACTCATAAAAATTAATCCAACTGGAATGGTTTTGTGGACAAGAATCTTTCCAACAGGAGATGAAACTTTAGGATCAGGTGTTACTTCCGATAATGAAGGAAATGTTTATATCACTGGTAATACCGAAACTCAAGTCGTTAACGGTGAAACAGCAGGTAATTCTCGTAATATCATCATCTTAAAATATAACAGAAATGGTGATTTAGTTTGGACACGATTGATTGGTCAATTGGGTTTTACAGCTTATGGGCACCAAATACAATTTGATCCGGTCTCTAATCGCATTTTGGTAACAGGGATTGTGGGGGGATCAGGTTCATTTTTAGGTACAACATTACCAGGCGGTACATCAGATTCTTTTTTATTTTCTTTAGATACGAATGGTGTGATGAAATGGTCCCAGTATTTAGGCTTGTCTGGAGCCACGACTACCATAAAGGGAATGTCCGTGGATAAAAAAGGTTCCGTATATCTTACTGGAGATACTAGCGGTAATTTAGATGGCCAAACAAAAGATGGAAATACTGTGCAAGTTCTCGTAAAGTTTAGCATATTAGGTGAGAAAATTTGGACACGACTGTTGAATGGCGGTGGAACATCTAATACTAATGGTATTCAAGTTTATGCTGACAATGCATTTCATGTTTATACTACAGGTTATACAACTGGTAGTCTAAATGGAAACACACGTATTGGTGTCCAAGATGCATACTTAGCAAAATATGATGGAAATGGAAATTTGATTTGGACTAGAAATACAGGAAGCAGTGGATCAACTTTATACGGAAGGGGAATATCTTCTGATAGATTTGGGACAATATATGTTTCTGGTTTTACAGACGGAAGCATTGACAACCAAACGAAACTAGGTACAAACGATGCATTTCTAACCCAATACAAATAA
- a CDS encoding SGNH/GDSL hydrolase family protein has product MKPSLGMFGDSIMAFWPAEEQLKPFVIIKNAFPIRSSSDILEVAKKDQLHYTACLYNSGVNDFLGNYAPEDFQIQNTINLQLQTIAILQNRCEHILVLNTWYVEFPWPSEAVSRLNKAMKENILTVPRLDSESLIHKSDLLDGGHLTDIGYNKLAKFTLEHFGTKIPWMGLLPK; this is encoded by the coding sequence TTGAAACCATCCTTAGGAATGTTTGGCGATAGTATCATGGCATTTTGGCCGGCGGAGGAGCAATTAAAACCATTTGTTATCATCAAAAATGCATTTCCAATTCGTTCCTCTTCGGATATATTAGAAGTCGCAAAAAAAGATCAGTTACATTATACAGCGTGTTTGTACAATTCTGGGGTAAATGATTTTTTAGGAAATTATGCACCAGAAGACTTTCAGATACAAAATACAATTAATTTACAATTACAAACAATCGCGATACTGCAGAATCGATGTGAGCACATATTGGTACTGAACACCTGGTATGTAGAATTTCCTTGGCCTTCAGAAGCTGTTTCACGATTAAACAAAGCGATGAAAGAAAACATATTAACTGTTCCTCGACTTGATTCAGAAAGTTTGATTCACAAATCGGATCTTTTGGACGGAGGCCATCTAACAGATATAGGATATAATAAATTGGCTAAATTTACACTGGAGCATTTTGGGACAAAAATTCCTTGGATGGGTCTCTTGCCTAAGTGA